The segment TGCAACGGTGCGGGACTATAACAGATTTTCCCGCGAAATGCTTTTGGCGCACAAACCATGGCCCCGCATATAGCGGGGCCGGGGCAATTTACAAACGATAAAATTCACATTGCAGCTATTTGCCGGACGCGATGCAGGTTTACAAGCGCCTCAAACCGCAGGGATTTATCGGTTCGTCGTTCGCTCAGCTAACCGGTTTGGCGTCGCAAGCCTTTGAAATCGCGTTATAGGCTGCGGTAAACCCGGAAAGTGAATAAGTATCGGTAGTTTTCGTCCCTCGCGATGAATTGCCGACGACAACCATATTGCTGCCGGCCTTCATGGCGCTAACCAGTTTGCGATCTTCCTCGCCATTCACGGCCCAGGCTGAGTCCTCGTAGGTAAACAGCTTGAAGCTTTTGGAATCGATTCGAAGGTCAACATCGCTATCTTTTTCATAGGTATAGCCGGTAATGAAGCTGACTTCGTTGAACAGTT is part of the Thalassospira lucentensis genome and harbors:
- a CDS encoding invasion associated locus B family protein gives rise to the protein MKKHAHRLVRNSLAGAAAALVALVSQAAIAQNAPQLIDVYGKWEAYSYSEKGKKVCYIGSQPTSAKGDYTQRGKIYVMVTHRPALKLFNEVSFITGYTYEKDSDVDLRIDSKSFKLFTYEDSAWAVNGEEDRKLVSAMKAGSNMVVVGNSSRGTKTTDTYSLSGFTAAYNAISKACDAKPVS